A region of Candidatus Roizmanbacteria bacterium DNA encodes the following proteins:
- the murA gene encoding UDP-N-acetylglucosamine 1-carboxyvinyltransferase, with amino-acid sequence MEDAYIIKGGQPLQGTVQLSGAKNIALKVLIAALLFEGKVVLHNIPRIDDIQELIHLLKLLGADVTFEGNTVTIDPSKITENRVDLLHASKIRVSFLLFAPLLYRFQKAQIPNPGGCRLGARSIDRVIEGLKALGISVSYDSSTGYYDSAMPEKPHGEYTFPKPSHTGTELMILMSVFCKGVITIKNAAQEPEIDDLIHLLNEGGAKIARKAADIEIEGVERLVQGKPYTIASDRVEAITYAVAGIVTKGEVTISSIEDHYIQTFIDTIQKAGAGAEKVADGTWKFYYKPVHAMSVETEPHPGFLTDWQPLMAILMTQAQGKSVIHERIFENRFSYVEELRRLGAHIEYIDYEIDDPRSHYHFNYDPEKEYQQTIQITGPQKLHGGVMTVSDLRAGATLAIAALMAQGESYIKGIHHLERGYEDFVEKISGLGGNIKKL; translated from the coding sequence ATGGAAGATGCGTATATCATCAAAGGAGGACAACCGTTACAGGGAACAGTACAGTTATCGGGAGCAAAAAATATTGCATTGAAAGTGCTTATTGCGGCGCTTCTTTTTGAGGGGAAAGTCGTTTTGCACAATATTCCCCGAATTGATGATATTCAGGAGCTTATCCATCTGTTGAAGCTTCTCGGGGCGGATGTGACCTTTGAAGGCAATACCGTGACGATAGATCCTTCAAAGATTACCGAGAATAGAGTTGACCTTTTGCATGCTTCCAAAATCCGAGTCTCCTTTTTGCTTTTTGCACCGCTTCTCTATCGTTTTCAAAAAGCACAGATTCCCAATCCAGGAGGCTGCCGTCTCGGTGCCCGTTCGATCGACCGGGTGATTGAAGGGCTGAAAGCTCTGGGTATCTCAGTCTCGTATGATTCTTCGACCGGGTATTATGATTCCGCCATGCCGGAAAAACCTCACGGAGAGTATACCTTCCCGAAGCCGTCACATACAGGTACGGAGCTTATGATCCTGATGTCCGTGTTCTGTAAAGGGGTAATAACAATTAAAAATGCGGCACAGGAACCTGAGATTGATGATTTGATACATCTTCTCAATGAAGGCGGTGCGAAGATTGCGAGAAAAGCAGCTGATATCGAAATTGAAGGTGTGGAACGCTTAGTTCAGGGAAAACCGTATACTATTGCATCCGACCGAGTTGAGGCAATCACCTATGCAGTCGCCGGAATCGTGACCAAAGGAGAAGTAACGATTTCCTCAATTGAAGACCATTACATCCAAACATTCATTGATACGATCCAAAAAGCGGGAGCAGGAGCGGAGAAGGTCGCTGACGGAACCTGGAAATTTTATTACAAACCTGTTCATGCCATGTCCGTCGAGACGGAACCGCATCCGGGTTTTCTCACTGACTGGCAGCCTCTCATGGCAATCCTGATGACGCAGGCTCAAGGGAAATCAGTCATTCATGAACGGATTTTTGAAAACAGATTCAGTTATGTTGAAGAACTGAGAAGACTGGGAGCTCATATCGAATATATTGATTATGAAATTGACGATCCTCGTTCGCATTATCACTTCAACTACGACCCGGAAAAAGAGTATCAGCAGACAATTCAGATCACGGGACCGCAAAAACTGCACGGCGGTGTGATGACAGTCTCGGATCTTCGGGCCGGTGCGACACTCGCAATTGCAGCTCTTATGGCACAGGGAGAATCGTATATCAAAGGAATCCATCACCTTGAAAGGGGATATGAGGATTTTGTAGAAAAGATCTCCGGCTTGGGAGGCAATATCAAGAAACTGTAA
- the murB gene encoding UDP-N-acetylmuramate dehydrogenase, translating to MEELLTKQFGDRLKKDFDLSPYFTLKMKTRAEFYIEASSIDEWREIARVTLENDIPLFILGGGSNIAVLKNVIPGLVVRNRYMRKEVISETDEYIDVLFSSGYPMSLVVKETTESGWSGFEYHLGLPGTLGGAIYMNSKWTKPVTYVGDTLLTGTIMNKQGNVRTEQKEYFSFAYDYSKLQDTKEIFLEGVFRLRKEDSSVLKMRAQEALAYRKETQPFGVATGGCFFQNISQEEKESHNLQTTSAGYLIDHAGLKGKRIGGFVVSDKHANFVINTGDGTPEDLNSILQLIKETVKEKFGVELKEEVQII from the coding sequence ATGGAAGAACTACTCACAAAACAATTCGGAGACAGGTTGAAAAAAGATTTTGATTTGTCGCCGTACTTTACCCTTAAAATGAAGACTAGGGCTGAGTTTTATATCGAGGCGTCATCAATTGATGAATGGCGGGAAATCGCTCGTGTAACTTTAGAGAATGATATTCCACTTTTTATTCTCGGAGGCGGGTCAAATATTGCCGTTTTGAAGAACGTTATCCCGGGACTGGTTGTGAGGAACAGATATATGCGAAAGGAAGTCATTTCCGAGACTGATGAATATATCGATGTCCTTTTTTCATCAGGCTATCCCATGAGTCTGGTTGTGAAAGAAACAACCGAATCCGGATGGTCAGGGTTTGAATATCACTTAGGATTACCCGGGACATTAGGAGGAGCTATATATATGAATTCTAAATGGACAAAACCGGTGACATATGTCGGGGATACGCTCCTCACCGGGACGATCATGAATAAGCAGGGAAATGTCCGTACTGAACAAAAAGAGTATTTTTCATTTGCATATGACTACAGCAAGCTGCAGGATACAAAGGAGATTTTTCTGGAAGGTGTTTTCAGATTAAGAAAAGAAGATTCTTCGGTTTTGAAAATGAGAGCTCAGGAAGCGCTTGCATACCGGAAGGAAACCCAGCCGTTCGGTGTTGCGACGGGCGGTTGTTTTTTCCAGAATATTTCTCAGGAGGAGAAAGAATCACATAATCTGCAGACGACCTCTGCAGGGTATCTGATTGATCATGCCGGTCTGAAAGGAAAACGTATCGGCGGCTTTGTGGTATCGGACAAACATGCAAATTTTGTCATCAATACAGGAGACGGGACACCGGAAGATTTGAATTCAATTCTTCAGCTTATCAAAGAAACGGTAAAAGAAAAGTTCGGTGTCGAATTGAAGGAGGAAGTACAGATTATTTAA
- the murC gene encoding UDP-N-acetylmuramate--L-alanine ligase: protein MLSTIDHIFFVGIKGVAMANLARILKQMGKTVSGSDVAEEFITDVSLKQAEVSVTTSFEASQLPADTQYVIYSASHGGKNNPQVAEGVKRGITVLHQADLLGMLIKEFRKSIAVAGCHGKTTTSGMLAYALSKLSHSSSHMIGVSSFGVTYGGEFKGKDYFVFEADEYGIDPPEDITPKFHKVNPDYALVTNLDFDHPDIYKSFTEVKDAFSAFMQKIIQKDTIPPVLFLNGDDEGLRDISFHLPPSAYIFYGASEMCDVTYSDITNDEKETIFVLNSEQYDIKHTEISISLFGEKNVSNTTGVIAILLHLGFPIQDIKAVIRDYQGPKRRFEEKFFKNDIYVFDDYAHHPAEIDATITACQNRFPNRRMIVIFQPHTFTRTKQFADAFAEVLSRADEALLLPIFSSARENAEGQHITSEDLVDLAMKKGITTIKAFGSKEDLTEYLSGHMSQGDIIFTMGAGDVYKLDVEIKKIIDRM, encoded by the coding sequence ATGCTATCTACAATCGACCATATTTTCTTCGTAGGTATAAAAGGCGTAGCGATGGCAAACTTAGCCCGCATTCTGAAACAGATGGGTAAGACAGTCTCAGGATCTGATGTTGCCGAAGAGTTTATTACGGACGTTTCTCTCAAACAAGCTGAAGTTTCTGTTACAACCTCATTTGAAGCTTCTCAGTTGCCGGCCGACACGCAGTATGTCATTTATTCCGCCTCTCACGGAGGAAAAAATAATCCTCAAGTCGCGGAAGGAGTCAAGCGCGGGATCACTGTTCTGCATCAGGCAGATTTATTGGGGATGCTTATAAAAGAGTTTCGGAAATCGATAGCCGTTGCAGGATGTCACGGTAAAACGACAACTTCCGGAATGCTCGCATATGCACTGTCTAAACTTAGTCATAGTTCGAGTCATATGATCGGAGTCTCATCTTTCGGCGTTACCTACGGAGGAGAATTCAAAGGGAAAGACTATTTTGTGTTTGAAGCTGATGAATACGGAATTGATCCTCCTGAAGATATCACACCGAAATTCCACAAGGTGAATCCCGATTACGCACTTGTGACCAATCTTGATTTCGACCACCCGGATATTTATAAATCATTTACTGAAGTAAAGGATGCATTTTCTGCGTTCATGCAGAAAATCATTCAAAAAGATACGATTCCTCCGGTTTTGTTTCTAAACGGAGATGATGAAGGTCTGAGAGATATTTCTTTTCACCTGCCTCCGAGTGCATACATTTTTTACGGAGCGAGTGAAATGTGTGACGTGACATACTCTGATATCACAAATGATGAAAAAGAAACGATATTTGTCCTGAACAGCGAACAATACGACATCAAACATACGGAAATATCTATTTCGCTTTTCGGAGAGAAAAACGTATCAAATACCACCGGTGTGATTGCGATTCTTCTTCATCTGGGCTTTCCGATACAGGATATTAAAGCCGTTATCAGGGATTATCAGGGTCCGAAACGCCGTTTTGAAGAAAAGTTTTTTAAAAATGACATCTATGTGTTTGATGATTATGCTCATCACCCTGCCGAAATTGATGCGACAATTACGGCTTGTCAGAACCGTTTTCCGAACCGGCGGATGATCGTTATTTTTCAGCCGCACACCTTTACGCGGACGAAACAGTTTGCAGATGCTTTTGCGGAAGTTTTAAGCCGTGCTGATGAAGCATTATTGCTGCCGATTTTTTCCTCTGCCCGCGAAAACGCAGAAGGTCAGCACATTACATCAGAGGATTTGGTTGATTTGGCAATGAAGAAAGGTATTACGACTATTAAGGCTTTCGGTTCAAAGGAAGATCTTACGGAATACTTATCGGGACATATGTCCCAAGGTGATATTATTTTTACGATGGGAGCGGGGGATGTATATAAATTGGATGTCGAGATTAAGAAGATTATTGACCGCATGTAA
- a CDS encoding KUP/HAK/KT family potassium transporter, translating into MPYSHVTKSRDAAPTISSTLLLTLAALGVVYGDIGTSPLYALKEAFHYIAPTRENVMGIVSLMFWSLIVVVTIKYVIFLLNTDHHGEGGITALIGLVKKQVHPIHIVLGVFGVALLYGDGMITPAISVLSAVEGLKVVAPAADRLVIPITVLILVGLFSVQRYGTQLVGNTFGPVMICWFLTMGILGFFGILLYPQVLAAVNPVYAVQFFVHNGVIGFLTLGAVVLVVTGGEALYADMGHFGALPVRLGWLSFALPSLVLNYFRQAALVITNPEMAEHPFYSLAPSWFQLPLVLLATLATIIASQALITGAYSLTRQLIDLHALPAIEIVSTSVKNHGQIYVPTVNKILLMGCIALVLFFQSSSGLAAAYGIAVTGTMAITTWLWYHTLVQVKGWQLWHARVFLVVFVLIDLTFFGANLVKFAHGGWIPLTIAFLGTAGMEWYYFHNRELLRAKKVPFTVTQTFNTDVSSVIVFIDEYAHCGTKLLIGAAKALNAPYKLVHIATRPERVELLEHYLAEIGESVEIIDSPSGDLLHPAVEYVRSIQENSEGMVWIFLGQSVVHGDTPLLHPNGAALMERLQTLKGVVITRVPWVVETQPVISLNGNGQHALQIGMGQ; encoded by the coding sequence ATGCCGTACTCACACGTAACGAAGTCCCGTGACGCCGCCCCTACTATCAGTTCAACTTTATTGTTGACACTGGCAGCACTCGGTGTGGTGTATGGGGATATCGGTACGAGCCCCCTGTACGCCCTTAAGGAGGCGTTCCATTACATCGCTCCCACGCGGGAGAATGTGATGGGGATTGTAAGTCTCATGTTCTGGAGCCTGATCGTAGTTGTAACAATCAAGTATGTGATTTTCCTGCTAAACACTGACCATCACGGTGAGGGAGGTATCACCGCCCTTATCGGTCTCGTGAAAAAACAGGTCCATCCCATACACATTGTTCTCGGAGTTTTCGGTGTCGCTCTCCTGTACGGAGACGGCATGATAACTCCGGCAATAAGCGTGCTCTCAGCGGTTGAAGGTCTGAAAGTAGTTGCGCCTGCTGCTGACCGCTTAGTCATACCGATCACGGTTCTGATCCTTGTTGGGTTGTTCAGTGTCCAGCGGTATGGGACGCAGCTTGTTGGGAATACCTTCGGTCCGGTCATGATCTGCTGGTTCCTGACAATGGGAATTCTGGGATTTTTCGGAATTCTCCTGTATCCGCAAGTACTTGCAGCGGTAAATCCGGTGTATGCCGTACAGTTCTTTGTTCACAACGGGGTCATCGGATTTCTGACCCTTGGGGCAGTCGTCCTTGTAGTTACCGGCGGTGAAGCACTATATGCCGACATGGGCCACTTCGGAGCACTACCTGTGCGTCTCGGATGGCTAAGCTTCGCGCTTCCTTCGCTTGTTTTGAACTACTTTAGGCAGGCCGCACTTGTCATCACCAACCCGGAGATGGCAGAGCACCCTTTTTACAGCCTGGCACCTTCTTGGTTCCAGCTGCCTCTTGTCCTCCTCGCAACACTGGCCACGATCATTGCCTCCCAGGCTTTGATCACGGGTGCGTATTCACTCACCCGTCAGCTCATTGATCTTCATGCGCTTCCCGCGATCGAGATCGTGAGCACCTCAGTAAAGAACCACGGGCAGATTTATGTGCCTACCGTCAACAAGATTCTGCTGATGGGGTGCATTGCTTTGGTTCTTTTTTTCCAGTCCAGTTCCGGACTTGCTGCCGCTTATGGCATCGCCGTCACCGGCACCATGGCCATCACTACATGGCTGTGGTACCACACTTTGGTGCAGGTCAAAGGTTGGCAGTTGTGGCATGCACGCGTGTTTCTTGTCGTCTTTGTGTTGATTGATCTGACGTTCTTCGGAGCGAATCTGGTCAAGTTTGCACACGGCGGCTGGATTCCGCTCACCATTGCCTTTCTCGGCACCGCCGGAATGGAATGGTACTACTTCCACAACAGAGAGTTACTTCGCGCGAAGAAGGTTCCGTTTACCGTCACTCAGACGTTCAACACGGATGTATCGTCGGTCATCGTCTTCATAGACGAGTATGCGCACTGTGGTACAAAGCTTTTGATCGGAGCTGCAAAAGCTCTCAATGCTCCGTACAAGCTTGTCCATATTGCAACTCGTCCTGAACGGGTAGAGTTACTTGAGCACTACCTGGCCGAGATCGGCGAGTCTGTCGAGATCATCGACTCACCAAGCGGAGACCTTCTGCATCCTGCAGTTGAGTATGTCAGGTCAATCCAGGAGAACAGCGAAGGAATGGTGTGGATTTTTCTCGGACAGTCAGTTGTCCACGGAGATACACCGCTTCTTCACCCGAACGGTGCAGCGCTGATGGAACGGCTGCAGACGCTCAAGGGCGTCGTAATCACGCGGGTCCCCTGGGTTGTCGAGACCCAACCTGTGATCAGTCTGAACGGCAACGGTCAACATGCCCTACAGATAGGCATGGGACAATAG
- the pgeF gene encoding peptidoglycan editing factor PgeF, which translates to MFLLDQSISVYKSSLLQTPHGFGTKKTGDGRDIDVIQTLLNNEDTDYSSIVIPSQTHSNNVSVITSPVSEVIYKPENIDAVVTNQQGIVLTVVTADCVPIVYFDPVGNIIGISHGGWKGTLEKIGQRVIDDMIKMGSKQKDIVAVIGPAIDSCCYDIYGERLRLFQSLFGDTVFKKQKSAVYLDLKKANVLTLLNAGLSRNNIDVSDLCTSCDDTEFFSNKRDQGIIGEMVSFIELQ; encoded by the coding sequence ATGTTTCTTCTTGACCAAAGCATTTCCGTATATAAATCTTCACTATTACAAACTCCGCATGGTTTTGGAACAAAGAAAACAGGGGACGGTCGGGACATCGATGTTATTCAAACGTTGTTAAACAACGAAGATACTGATTATTCGTCTATAGTTATCCCGTCCCAAACTCACTCGAACAATGTCTCTGTTATTACAAGCCCTGTTAGTGAAGTGATTTACAAACCAGAAAATATTGATGCCGTGGTAACGAATCAACAAGGCATTGTTCTAACAGTTGTTACTGCGGACTGTGTACCGATTGTGTATTTTGATCCTGTTGGTAACATCATTGGTATATCTCACGGAGGGTGGAAAGGGACGTTGGAAAAAATCGGTCAAAGAGTTATTGACGATATGATCAAAATGGGGTCAAAACAGAAAGATATAGTGGCAGTAATCGGTCCTGCTATAGATTCCTGTTGCTACGATATATACGGTGAACGGCTACGTTTGTTTCAGTCATTATTCGGTGACACAGTGTTCAAAAAGCAGAAGAGCGCCGTGTATCTTGACTTGAAAAAAGCAAACGTCCTGACATTACTGAATGCCGGTCTAAGCCGTAACAATATTGACGTATCTGATTTATGCACTTCCTGCGATGACACCGAGTTTTTTTCCAATAAGCGTGATCAGGGCATTATAGGTGAAATGGTCTCCTTCATAGAACTTCAGTAG
- a CDS encoding UDP-N-acetylmuramoyl-L-alanyl-D-glutamate--2,6-diaminopimelate ligase, which translates to MDFYVQKLKNQFHLLKAILANTYYGAPSNRLTVIGVTGTDGKTTTSSLIYHILKSAGKKVSVITTVSAVIGGKSYDTGFHTTTPSPFTVQKFLHDAVKEGDEYFVLETTSHALDQYRVYGVDFTYGVITNVTHEHLQYHKTYENYVHAKAKLLKWAKHAFINRDDRSYEILAGIVDQSKTKTYGLLEKSDYQFDISEKIGKPLAHFNLYNFLAAYAVCSSIGLAEDVIFNAMKSYVLPEGRMEVVYDGDFKVIVDFAHTPNALHEALPSVRAECVKKGRLIHIFGAAAFRDDAKRPLMGQESGKYADLTIITEEDYRTEDPEKIAREIAVGLKKEGFTVVKSEEFGKQVKTYTSIVNRKDAIKRALDIARSGDVIVLTGKGHERSLCRGTVEYPWHDKEAVLDLVKKI; encoded by the coding sequence ATGGATTTTTACGTTCAAAAACTCAAAAACCAATTTCATCTCCTCAAAGCAATTCTTGCGAATACTTATTACGGGGCTCCCAGCAACAGGCTTACCGTAATCGGTGTGACAGGCACAGACGGCAAAACTACCACGTCATCTTTGATATATCATATTTTGAAATCCGCCGGGAAGAAAGTTTCGGTAATTACGACGGTCTCTGCCGTGATCGGAGGAAAATCATATGATACCGGTTTTCATACCACCACCCCGTCACCGTTTACCGTCCAGAAATTTCTTCATGATGCCGTGAAAGAAGGAGATGAATACTTTGTATTAGAAACGACATCACACGCGCTTGATCAGTACCGTGTTTACGGTGTTGATTTTACCTACGGCGTGATCACGAATGTGACACATGAACATCTCCAGTATCACAAAACCTATGAAAATTATGTGCATGCGAAAGCAAAACTCTTGAAGTGGGCGAAACATGCTTTTATCAACCGTGACGACAGGTCGTATGAGATCCTTGCAGGAATTGTCGATCAGTCGAAAACAAAAACATACGGACTCCTGGAGAAATCCGATTATCAGTTTGATATATCGGAGAAAATCGGAAAGCCGCTTGCTCATTTCAATCTCTACAACTTTTTGGCGGCTTATGCCGTCTGTTCGAGTATCGGACTTGCTGAAGATGTTATTTTCAATGCCATGAAATCATATGTCCTTCCCGAAGGCCGTATGGAAGTCGTGTATGACGGAGATTTCAAAGTCATTGTCGATTTTGCCCATACTCCCAATGCACTTCATGAGGCGTTGCCCAGTGTCCGGGCTGAATGTGTGAAGAAAGGGAGACTTATTCATATTTTCGGAGCTGCGGCTTTCAGAGATGACGCAAAAAGGCCCTTGATGGGGCAGGAAAGCGGGAAATATGCAGATTTGACGATTATTACTGAAGAAGATTATCGTACTGAGGACCCTGAAAAAATTGCACGCGAAATTGCTGTCGGACTTAAAAAGGAAGGATTCACCGTAGTCAAATCGGAGGAATTCGGCAAACAGGTTAAGACATATACTTCTATCGTGAACAGGAAAGATGCGATAAAAAGAGCGTTGGATATTGCCAGGTCTGGAGATGTCATTGTTTTGACGGGAAAAGGACATGAGAGAAGTCTTTGTCGAGGTACAGTCGAGTATCCCTGGCATGATAAAGAGGCAGTGCTGGATCTTGTAAAAAAAATATAA
- a CDS encoding penicillin-binding protein 2, producing MNRLRIIFGFFSLVLLTIIVRLFFLQIIAPTYYSADYTTTKKISPERGRILDRNHEPLAVNQTKYLLYVEPKLVSNKDYVVKVLDDILQMGEATISARIKMDKNWVAVKGSIDKETKQKIEGLSLEAVGFQEEEERFYPEASLAAHLTGFLGKDSDGESVGYFGVEGYYDKDLAGLPGVLKSERDMMNRPIFLGSQERVEANNGRDIILTIDKSVQHIIKQHLKDGVEKYKAKSGCAIAVKPQTMEVLGLSCLPDFDPEEYFDFSERDFVNWTISSTYEPGSTFKPLVMAAAIEEGKVKPDQMFDEDSAVTIGGYTIRNWNDKYEGKITMTHVLEKSSNIGMVYIGKQLGNELLHKYITDKYGFGDYTQIDLQGEATGQVKTLDSWYPIDAATMSFGQGISVTGMQLVRAFASVINGGYLMRPYVVKEVIEDGQTKTREPVIQKRVLSEKTSATMRKMLVSTVNHAEAKWNIPEGFTFGGKTGTAQVAVQGTYDASKTIASFIGFAPADDPAFLMLVVIQEPESSSWGSETAAPLFFDIAEDLLIYYNVAPQ from the coding sequence ATGAATAGGCTCCGCATCATTTTTGGTTTTTTCAGTCTTGTTCTTCTTACTATCATTGTCAGACTTTTCTTTCTTCAAATAATTGCACCTACTTACTATTCGGCTGATTACACAACAACGAAAAAAATCAGTCCCGAACGGGGGCGAATCCTTGACCGCAATCATGAACCGCTTGCCGTGAATCAAACGAAGTATCTCTTATATGTAGAACCGAAACTTGTTTCAAACAAGGACTATGTCGTCAAGGTTCTTGATGATATCCTGCAAATGGGAGAAGCGACCATATCGGCCCGTATCAAAATGGATAAAAACTGGGTTGCAGTGAAAGGTAGTATAGACAAGGAGACAAAGCAAAAAATTGAAGGACTCAGTCTTGAAGCGGTCGGTTTTCAGGAGGAAGAGGAACGGTTTTATCCCGAAGCATCACTGGCAGCACATCTGACCGGATTTTTGGGAAAAGATTCTGACGGCGAATCCGTCGGGTATTTCGGTGTCGAAGGGTATTACGATAAAGATCTTGCCGGATTGCCGGGAGTGTTGAAATCAGAACGGGATATGATGAACCGTCCGATATTTTTGGGAAGTCAGGAGCGCGTAGAGGCTAATAACGGTCGGGATATCATTCTTACCATAGATAAATCGGTGCAGCACATCATAAAGCAGCATTTAAAAGACGGTGTCGAAAAATACAAAGCAAAATCAGGTTGTGCGATAGCTGTAAAGCCGCAAACAATGGAAGTTCTCGGATTGAGTTGTCTGCCTGATTTTGATCCCGAAGAGTACTTTGATTTTTCCGAGCGGGATTTTGTGAACTGGACGATTTCAAGTACCTACGAACCCGGCTCGACCTTTAAACCGCTGGTAATGGCAGCTGCGATAGAAGAGGGGAAAGTAAAACCTGATCAGATGTTTGATGAAGATAGCGCAGTCACAATAGGAGGATATACCATAAGAAACTGGAACGATAAATATGAAGGCAAAATCACAATGACACATGTGTTGGAAAAATCTTCAAATATCGGTATGGTCTATATCGGTAAACAACTCGGAAATGAACTACTGCACAAATACATTACCGACAAATACGGTTTCGGAGACTACACACAGATTGATTTGCAGGGCGAAGCGACGGGACAGGTGAAGACCCTTGACAGCTGGTATCCGATCGATGCTGCAACTATGTCATTCGGGCAGGGAATCTCCGTGACCGGCATGCAGCTTGTCCGGGCTTTTGCCTCAGTGATAAACGGGGGTTATCTGATGCGTCCGTATGTTGTTAAGGAGGTCATCGAAGACGGGCAGACAAAAACCAGAGAACCTGTGATACAGAAACGCGTATTAAGTGAAAAGACATCTGCTACAATGCGGAAGATGCTTGTCTCAACGGTCAACCATGCGGAAGCGAAATGGAATATTCCGGAAGGATTTACATTCGGAGGGAAAACCGGTACGGCTCAAGTCGCAGTTCAGGGGACGTATGACGCTTCAAAAACGATTGCATCGTTTATCGGTTTTGCCCCGGCTGACGATCCGGCATTTCTGATGCTGGTCGTGATTCAGGAACCTGAGTCATCAAGTTGGGGGTCGGAGACGGCTGCTCCGCTTTTTTTTGATATTGCCGAAGATTTGCTGATTTATTACAATGTAGCACCGCAGTAA
- the rsmH gene encoding 16S rRNA (cytosine(1402)-N(4))-methyltransferase RsmH yields MHTSVFLEEAVEALNVEKGKKYIDATFGEGGHARQIQSKGGIVLGIDADKVQATKEKEIKVVNGNYGDIRQIAEEHGFIPVAGILFDFGLSMVQLKTGGKGLSYKNNDEPLDMRLGENGQTAAEYLNSALPEQLVEDITKYSEDLISNRIAHRIVRYRSEKQIETVGDLKKIIDDATGLHGRALEKTYARIFQAVRIIVNDELTQIRRGLEGAYEILEDGGRIVIISFHSIEDRVVKAFVRSKGFKQQRIPVQKNRKLQTFERSATLRVIEKI; encoded by the coding sequence ATGCATACCAGTGTTTTTCTAGAAGAAGCAGTTGAAGCTCTAAATGTCGAGAAAGGAAAAAAGTATATCGATGCCACATTCGGAGAAGGAGGTCATGCCCGACAGATTCAATCAAAAGGGGGAATCGTGCTCGGTATTGATGCGGATAAAGTCCAGGCAACAAAGGAAAAAGAGATTAAGGTCGTTAACGGAAATTACGGAGATATCCGTCAAATAGCTGAAGAACATGGTTTTATACCCGTTGCAGGGATCCTTTTTGATTTCGGTCTTTCTATGGTGCAGCTCAAAACGGGAGGAAAAGGTTTGTCATATAAGAATAATGATGAGCCGCTTGATATGAGACTGGGTGAAAACGGTCAAACGGCCGCGGAATACCTGAATTCAGCTTTACCCGAGCAGCTTGTAGAAGATATAACAAAGTACTCTGAAGACCTGATATCAAACCGGATTGCACACAGAATTGTGCGGTATCGGTCGGAAAAACAAATTGAAACGGTAGGAGATCTGAAAAAAATCATTGATGATGCGACGGGTCTGCACGGAAGGGCACTCGAAAAAACATATGCTCGGATTTTTCAGGCAGTCCGGATAATCGTCAATGATGAACTGACACAGATCAGACGAGGGCTGGAAGGTGCATACGAGATTTTGGAAGATGGCGGAAGGATCGTGATTATCTCTTTTCACTCAATAGAAGACCGGGTTGTAAAAGCGTTTGTGAGATCAAAAGGATTCAAACAACAGAGGATACCTGTTCAGAAGAACAGGAAGTTACAAACATTTGAGAGATCAGCAACTCTCAGGGTTATTGAAAAAATATGA
- the mraZ gene encoding division/cell wall cluster transcriptional repressor MraZ produces MVFYGEYEISITAGGRIALPKKIREFLHNNTVVITKGFGNCLAGYDKADWEARAENLLDVSLLDKEHIDKRRLLFSSTVYIELDDQGRIVLPKQLQQFAALSKIVTIAGVGDHFEIWAKEKWQEYVVKVQD; encoded by the coding sequence ATGGTGTTTTATGGTGAATATGAAATTTCGATCACGGCAGGAGGGCGTATCGCACTCCCGAAAAAGATACGGGAATTTCTTCACAACAACACAGTTGTGATCACCAAAGGGTTCGGCAATTGCTTAGCGGGATACGACAAAGCAGACTGGGAAGCAAGGGCGGAGAATTTACTCGATGTTTCACTTTTAGATAAGGAACACATCGACAAACGCAGATTGCTTTTCTCATCCACGGTGTACATCGAACTGGATGATCAGGGCAGAATCGTTTTGCCGAAGCAGCTACAGCAGTTTGCGGCACTTTCAAAGATCGTCACAATCGCAGGAGTAGGAGATCACTTTGAGATCTGGGCCAAAGAAAAGTGGCAGGAATATGTAGTTAAAGTTCAGGACTAA